The Candidatus Eisenbacteria bacterium genome contains a region encoding:
- the infA gene encoding translation initiation factor IF-1, translating to MAKEEGIQVEGTVIEPLPNAMFRVELENGHKVLAHISGKMRMHFIRILPGDKVTVELSPYDLSRGRIVYRYK from the coding sequence TTGGCCAAGGAAGAGGGCATTCAGGTCGAGGGAACCGTGATCGAGCCGTTGCCCAACGCGATGTTCCGCGTGGAATTGGAGAACGGACACAAGGTGCTGGCCCATATCTCGGGAAAGATGCGGATGCACTTCATTCGCATCCTTCCGGGCGACAAAGTGACGGTGGAGCTGTCGCCCTACGACCTGAGCCGCGGGCGGATCGTATACCGCTACAAGTAG